DNA from Prunus persica cultivar Lovell chromosome G6, Prunus_persica_NCBIv2, whole genome shotgun sequence:
GTTATCGGAGCAAAATTCACATCAGCTACCAACAGTGCAGTGGAAACATGATAAGGTGGCAAGTAAAGTTTTGAAGCAGGGTAACATGTTAAAAGGTTGTTTGACGGTCAAATATGagcattaaaaatgaaatggtgTATAGTAGAAGGAATTAACAAAAAGCAGATGACATGAAGCCCTTCTCagaaatttgtattttttcagAGATTGTAAATTTTGAGAAAAGTAAATGACTCCAATATCAAGCCTGAGAATCAACACAGGCCAGGTCATTAGGCTTAAAGAAACTGATGCTATTCCACCACCAAATTTGGGTTCCTTTATCTGCAAGGATTTTCAGAGTCCCAATTCTTATGCCAATCGTTTTAGAATCAAATTGTCTCCAATTAGCTTCCTCTGTGTCCTAtcttggaaaaaataaaataaaatccccaacctcaacttcctaGTCTTGTTCCTGCTAGATTTTGCTACAGTAAGCCTATTTCATTGATGAAGATTGTTTTGTTCCATTACAAGAAGCACTCAAGAAGCACTCTTGTTTCAGAATCATTGTTATAAGAATATGGCATCAATTTGGAGATATTATCACACTTAATCTCGACACAAAATCTCATCACTGGCAGAATTGAATGTGACTCACCAAATCATATCTAATCAAGCATCTTtcataaaatttcaattaaacacaacaattgaaaaaacaaaaatgaaatttaaaatttaaaaacatagATTTGAGTTCACCTTTTTTCTGAGCCAATTTGGGCAGCTTAGGAACTTCCTCCACAAATCGAGCCTTAATCTCCACATTCGTTGCAACTCTATAGCCCAACTACTCTCCGTCAAAGCCTTCTCGACTTTCTGTATATTTCATCACATTATACTCAACCTTCGTTTTCCCTGTCTTTCTTTGTAACATTTTCTCTGCAACCAAACACAATTAACAAACGAAACGACTGAGGAAAGGAAGACTAGGAACCTGAAGAGCCGCTTCGATTTCGCCGTCGACACCGCGAGCGTAAAGACGAGCACAATGCACCGTCGCCGTAGGGGTTTAGATCGATCGCGCTCATTTTTGGTTCCTCTCAGAATGAGAAAAGAAGATCCCTGCGTTagagttagagagagagagagagagagagagagagagagtctcaTCTCGTTCACGCATTTGCGTCTCTTTGTCTTCCTttgagtttttcatttttggacaAGGAAGGGCACGACAGCATGGACTTCATTCAATGTCGTTTTGGCGGGTACACAACCTATTGGCTGCCCGgttagatttttatttttatttttatttttattttattttagtataaGCAATTTGGGAAGGGAGgctttacacaaatattcattaggTGGGTTTCGAAACTCCGTCCACATGAATAGAGGTAGAAGAGCTCAACGAACTTAGCTATAACACACtgactcttttcttcttcttttgttggtCTTAACTAGACTTGTCATTAGTTCGATTCGAGTTTTTACAACTtactaaacccaaaaataaaaaaaattcgctAATTTATAGTGttaatatttttcagtttAGTAATTTATATtaacttcatttttttaatttatttttattttgatttgattatttTCAGTTTGTTTAGCATCAGTTTCTATAGAATTTTATGAACATGTATTCTAGAAACCTTTTTAGTAAGCACATTATTTACACTCTTAAAACATTACTACAAACGGGTATAACCAGGAGAAAGGGTATTGACTTGTAGATCAATGGTCTTATGTTCGAATCCATATAACACCcttgtagtgtgtgtgagaaaccctcTTTCccttatagtttagactatcgcttgtattaaaaataaaaaaataaaaaaaaccattacAAGTACTTTGGTGCAACAGccaagaaatttgaatttaactaTGACAAAAAAGATGTTGAGGAGTATGGAAATCCTAtcaggagaaaaagaaaatttgataaaCCATAGGAGTTCATGTAATGTGTCTTTGATTGTTTGTTCTTCCTAGTTAGTGTCTGGACGCAAGTTCATCAATGTACCGACTGTTCTTCCTAGTTAGCGTCTGGACGCAAGTTCATCAATGTACCGACTCTTTCGTACCGATGAATAAACTCAAAATCGATTTTGATTCAAACAGAGGACTCTGAGAGACTCAAAATCGATTTTGATTCACACAGAGGACTCTGAGAGACCTGAGAAGCAAAAGCAACCAGCgatattgaaaatgttggcATTGATCGATGTGCTGTATTGTATATAAATAGCTTACTTCCAAAATCCATACAAAATTGGCCTTTGCAGACCACAATTCCCTCTATGAAACGCACAAGGTTGATACTCAACAAACTCTACCTCAGGCAGGGTAAATTTCTCTCCTCTTACAAAACTAACAACGTGTAAGATACATAGAATTCGGCTCAGCAAGGGGAGAAAATATTACAGTCGGAATTGGACTCTTCTTCGACACACCCCACCCCCTTTCTCGCCAAGTAAAAACATGTACAAAATGAGAAAAGGGGGTGGGTGTGGGTGGAGGTGGAGGCTTTTGTTTTAGGGGCTAAAGTTGTATTTACCCCCTTCCTCTCTGAGAAAGGTATGCCTGGTCTGCGCCGAGGAGGCGAGCCTGGAATTCAGCCCACTCATTTTTGCACCTTGTTCTTACCTGCATGAGGAAAACCAGGAAAGAAAGTAAAACAGTCAAATGGAAATAGTTTTCCCCAACAATTACGAATGCAGAATTTTTAACTCAGAAGTTTGAAAAGGTTAAACTAGTAAACCAGTAAATGCATTGAAAAAAGCGGTTGAAATCATGGGTTATAAGTCTCTACCATAACGATAAAGACATCCATTTCAATAATCTAGAACATAGCTAAGAAGAAGTGTAGAATGTATGATAAGAACTTAATATACCATGTCACGTACCCCTTCCCATGGAGCTTTTCCATCCTCAGGATCTCCCtaaaaattgatgatgattTAAGAATGATCAAGATTAACAGGTTTTCATTAGAGAAATAAGACAAAGTGTTAAACATAAGAAAAGTAGCTACAAGATGATATGAGCACCCCATGCAAGGTAGAGACATCCATTGGCTTTTTACCAACTTAAAAGTAGAAAACTAGTTGATAACAACCTCACGCCAAACAAATTGATAACACCATCGCATAAAAAGCATGGTCTTGTTctgcccaaaaataaataaataaataaaagcaggGTCTTGGTCCTTACTAATATGCTGTGCCATTCCACCTACATCTATGCctacataaaattaaaaattaccaGATATCAATCTTTtcacataattttttaaaccTAACCAAAGCAAGACGTACCACTTTCTTAAGTTTTACTATACCCTGCCTATTCTatgtatgatttctttttgtcaTTGTCTACATACGATATGCTCGTAAATGTGTGTATGCATACATGGGCTATCTCTCTAGAACAGATACCAATGATCACTCACCTGGCTCCCAAGAGAAGGAATTACTTGGTGAACAATCCACTGTGAATCAACTACGCCAATCTTTTCATGTGCAGGCTGgtgagacaaaaaaaaaaacaaaacaaaacaaaaggaaaacagaAGTCTTAAGGTTTTCTCAGAGTAGAAAGGCATATCTCATCTAGCAATTGCAACGCTTCAATTAATAGTACAAGCTAACACATGCCTACTTTACTACTCCAGATGAATTGCATTCCAAAAATAGATAAGGCTACACTAATGAACAGATCAGACTATGCCATCTAATAAACATGTTAATATGATGTTCATAAATGACAGGCACTCACATTGACAGCATAGCTCATAAATAATCTATCAAAGAAATAGGTAAGGCATAATTTTGTTTAACATTTCATACTTGTATTTTAAACATTGAGCTATTTATAATAAGGAATGGAATTGGGTTGGCACTTATTTACAAGTTCCTTGGTGTTGACACATGCCCAACAACAAATCAACAATCATTGCCTGCATTGATTCAATacattgtttcttttgtttcaagGAAACCCTCTGCAGACACTACATGAAAATTAAGCTTTGAATTTTCAGACAAAAGAAATAATAGTATCACGAAGTGCACAAAtatgtttttgtattaaaaagtattttgcAGGTAACGAAATGGAGGGTGGCAGTAACCAATCAACAATGACATGAAATGAAACTGTGTATTTCACCATGCCTTTAAAATTGATTAATTGAAACATAACCACCCATGTAAGGCAATCCTAAAAAATACGAAGAGGAACAATAAAATGCAAAGACTGCCTACCTCTACACATCTTCTGAgagcaaaatccaatcccCATCCATGCACTAAATCATTCTACAAGcacaaacaaaacattttaTTATCGATTAAAGGGAagttaacaaagaaaaagaacataaaatcccttcaaaagagaagattgtgaaatttgaaaagatcTTGTTGTACGTTGTCATTATGTACGAATAACCCAGCCGGAAATTAACAATACACCATACCTGAATCAAATGCCATGCACACCGCCAAGCTTCCCGAGAAAAAACCGGGGCCATTATTTCCACAAATCTGAACGATGTTCAGATGGAAATGTTAACTGTTAGACTTAGAATCATTCTGACTAAATTTTGAGACCagaactataaaataaaataaagttgtTTATTTAATCATGCAAAATATGTAAGTATAACCTTATTAACAAAGCTTAACCTCCAAACAACTTAATAAACACTTCAACTGAATAAAGCTCATATTTACAAAATTGATAATTTCCTAAATTTTTTGCTTGAAGCACCcacaaatttgaataaaatgtAGAAACAGTAAATAGCATAGCGTATAAATGGGCACATTGTCAAGATAAGCACTAGAGTACCAGGCAAGGCATATCCACATTATTTTAGAGCACGCGAGCTCACACAAACATGGATACATGCATGAACACAACAAACATGTGCATGCACGTGGCTGTTCATGgtacatgagagagagagagagagagagagagagagagagagagagagagcatacgCAGCACATGGAGGGAGATGTGGGTCACTACACCAGCCCGGTTTTTCTTCTGTATCCCTGTTTATCAACCCAGACATAAAGAAATGctgaaattaattttcaacACATGGCACATTTTATAGCTGCATGATGATTTGAGTCAGTGTATAAGGGGAAAGGGGTGTTGAgtaagagaggagagagagtacTTGTGAGCTTCTCTGTCACCTCTCCTCTTTGTCATCTCCCATGTCAGTCCATTATTGGGCTCAAGACCAGGTTGAGAGATCTCCAAACCATATTTCTTGACCAACTGAATATACCTGGTAAATCACACAGAGCATCAATTGGAGAATAAGGTAAAAGGGAATGAGTAAAAAACATGAATGGTAAAATCAAGACTAGAAACCATGATTGATgggtgaacaaaaaaaaaaacatgtttgaTGAAAGAGAAACTTACTTCTCTCCATCGAAGTGCTCAACTCCCAAATCTTCATcccaaatgaaaatatattcaTAAGCTGCTACGATATCAGGATGCAAAAACCTTTTTGCATACCACCTGTAAACATTGAAAAGTATATACATGACAAGAGGCTGCAAAAGCTCGATTCtgtaaagaaattaaaactgACTGCAACTAGTTTAAAATGATTTCGGATTGAAAACAGTTACACAAATGAGAACTTTAAACCATGAAAAACACCATTAAAACTTACCATTTTGCTTGTCTCTTCACACTAACATGAATTGCCCTCTTTGACCACTCAAACTCATCCCATTCACTAGTCCGACCATCATAGTGAAAAAGCAAGATTGCGAAGTTCTCAGAGAACTACCAAAATGTAAGAATGAATGAACATCAGTACTCttgaaatcaaatcaataaatgaaaaagaaaaagaaaataggaatggcacattttttaaaaccttttttaCTGCTgcatcaatattttttttctgattaATACCAACTGTAAATGATACCAAGTACTTAGGCGTTGTTTTCAGATCCTGCAGAATTCAAAATCGTTATTACAAGCATTTTCACAGACAGATAAATAAGCAACATGCAAAATCAATAACGGTCCCCAAGCTGGAGAGTAAGTGTAGGACTACTACTAGTTGGAAAACTACTCCAAGGTTACACACTGATATAGACACATACGGACAATTTATGCATCCGAAATTTGACTAATTCGCCCAACTAATCTTTCCTTCCAATACTATCTCCTGACTTCCTCCTTTCCACTCAAAAGCAAAACACATGAATCCTAATTCATTCAGACATGTGGCtacttcataaaaataaataaaattagtttgaaaattaaaatatgtgcAACACTGCTATTTTGAATATAACCATTAAATATCATACCGCACTGGGTTCACCCCATAATCTACGCAGATAAAGATCAGATTGTGGAACAATAATTCCAGGAGGTAGTGTTTCTGCACCACGAGGGTTTGTTGGAACGTATATCTGtgagaaaattaacaaaataatatgaaGCACTATTGCTTAATGCGATGGACATGAATTATGGCAGCAACACTAGCACTaggaacaaaattttataacAATAAAAATCGAGAACCCCAACTACACTAAATTCAGCAACATGCAACAATATCAATCGGAATAATTTCCACCAAGGACAAACCTCTAGGAAAGAGAAGGCTGTAATAGTTCCTTTTTGTGGTGTGATGACAATAAACATGACAGATGAACAAGGATCAACAAGTATGATTTTTCACTTAACTAATTTTTTAAGAAAGGATTTTCATAACCCAAAATCAGTCATCTAATAGCCAAATTCAACGCCTGTAATTATCTGAATCATAAAgttcaacaaagaaaatcaGACGAAATTTATTTGGTCAGACAACTATTACACATATGAAAATGCATTGATGAACATATGCTATATAGGTCTAACAAGTTTGGGAACTATTTATTAGAGGAATTTTAGTTAACTATTGGCATAGTGTCCTTTGGTAAGATTATAAAAAGTATTGTGCAAAACAACACATTCGGTCAccaatattaatattgagttcCTACAATTATCACTATCTTCTACAACAAACAGTATGAAAAATCAACAATAAACACATATATTCAGAGTGAGCACAATAGGCACCTTAGGGACACCCTCTGATCCTTCATCTTCAAGACTTCTGTTTGGAGGAGGATTAGGTCTTCGTAATTCGGTGAAGGCTACATCAAGAGATGTTATAATGCTTGACGGAAACCTAATCTGTGGAGtttaaaacaaatcaaatacatATGCACGTCCAATTCATTTTAGACACATACTGATGAAGGCCAATATACCTTGGTTAGAGAAACTGCCGGTAATGATACGCCAATGAAAAATCCAAAGACAGCTCCCAATGTCGTAGTGAAAATTAGCCTGGCACtgtcatttgattttttaccaACCccactgaaaattaaaataaataaataaagttcaaagaaaaaaactgatGAGGAACAGAGTGTAAAAATAACAATCTTTAGGAAGCATCTGGCATTCTGCATCAGTTTATTAATACGCACCTACGATGTACAGTGACCATATTGGTGTTGTCTCTGAGACTCAACTCAAAAGCTCACACTCCCAGAAAAAACTCGATTGGTTCAGCAACTTCTTCAGCCAATATTGCATTCTTCAATCTCACAATCTTTTATCAAACTAACAAGCCCCGAAATTGACTCCTAAATCAACACAAAATCACAAATCAATTTCACCATTCATCCCCTGCTCCTTCCTCATATCACATTCGCATTCTTCATCAACataagaaaatatcaaaatttccAACGATCCCAACGTTCGATTAAGCAATCAAATTGAATTGCGGCATACGGAAGTATTGAAACCAACCGAAATGAACGAAAAcgaacaaaaatgaaaatcacaTTGTCTTCGTTCAACAAACAGAAAATTcgaaatcaaaattcaaagacAGGAATGGCATTGCAGAGGTTCTAGGGTTTGAAACTTACGCGCGTCGCCGATCGtatgggagagagaaagagagaatgtACTGCTACAGCCTACAAACACCTTCGCGGCTACACTCGGTATTTTTATGGTTTTGGTTACGAAAAATGGTTTGCTCCAGTTTTGTATATGCTGATCAAATTGCCCGCTTTGCTCTTGGTTCGAGCTTTGATAAACGTACCTGCCCTTTATTTctcatctttttttaaatgcgTGCCACGTACGACACTTAACATTTGCATTTCAGGTaagggtgggcacggttcagTTTGGACctgtttttgcctcaaattagaaccgatccaatactattcatccggtttgattcggttcggttttaataaaaaaaatttcaaaaattgtccggttcggtttgaaccggtttcggtccgattccggttccggttcggttttgaaccgaattataaaaattatttttttaaattactttttaatacaattctcaactgaaatattatttttttacttaaaaattaacaaattattcaatttcatataaaaaataaatattaaagtgagaaaatagagatattttgacattgaacttggataaatattatgttttttttagtgaaattaaaaatatagcattaaatataaatatatatattgaaattatatatttttttagtttcaccggttcggttcggccccgttcggtttttgaagacatggaaccggatccggaaccggtccaaaccggtccggttcggtttttgaccggtttttgactttttggtcaactcgatttttttccggtttggttcggtgagGTTTGGTTTagatttccggttcgccggtttgagtgcccacccctaatttcAGGTGTACACGCCAAACTCTCATGACGTCCTTCATTTCTCTGTCGTAtacttgttcttttgtgtCAATATGCTATtttccacacacaaaaatgataaaaataccTCAGATaaagaaattgtaaaaataccaaaatttggCAAAGACACTCAATGCTTGGTATTACAAACGGCTGGCATGTATGTGTATTAACAATGTAACATCACTTCACATGTGACAATTCACCCAAATTATAGCAcgttatataattaatattaaactTAAAAATATAAACTCTGCATTTAACATGTGTGTGATAATTTAAAGAAATTCGTAAAAATAAGTTAATATGCCACATTGTGTTATTTCACACttgataatttttaaatttttgtgccAATATGATTTCTTGTGTCATATTTGATGGGGAAAAAGAGAGCAAATGTTTATCCCAATACAAGAAGATGTattagagatttttttttctttaagatgCTAAAAAATTGGATTGGCACTCCAATGTAAATTTTTTCCCCGAAAAATCATATACCAATCTATAAAatagttgtttttatttttaatttaagttttaaatacaaaattaattttatactaATGCAAATACACTTATAGTTACACCTGCaatattacagaacatattataactttttattgaaaagaattgttttaaattgttccttggaataaatatttttactttACAAAAAAAGTTCAATTAAATATTGAGCCTTCTACCGTttggcaaaaaataaataaataaagattgaGCCTTTTCTAAAGGACCTTTGCTTAAAACGAGCCCAAGGCAAGTGCCTAGCTCATTGGGCTGGTCTTACTGTAAACGGGTTTAACATGGGTTAGCCGGTTGGTAGAATAAAAAGGTAGAATGAAGATGGGTGTCGATCCGTGTAATGGCTTTTTGTAGAGATTTTCTGGTAGTGGagaaatttttatatgttCCGGGTACATCACCTGTTTGTTGTATTATTCAATACATATAGGACATATGGTA
Protein-coding regions in this window:
- the LOC18773463 gene encoding uncharacterized protein LOC18773463 isoform X1, which encodes MVTVHRSGVGKKSNDSARLIFTTTLGAVFGFFIGVSLPAVSLTKIRFPSSIITSLDVAFTELRRPNPPPNRSLEDEGSEGVPKIYVPTNPRGAETLPPGIIVPQSDLYLRRLWGEPSADLKTTPKYLVSFTVGINQKKNIDAAVKKFSENFAILLFHYDGRTSEWDEFEWSKRAIHVSVKRQAKWWYAKRFLHPDIVAAYEYIFIWDEDLGVEHFDGEKYIQLVKKYGLEISQPGLEPNNGLTWEMTKRRGDREAHKDTEEKPGWCSDPHLPPCAAFVEIMAPVFSREAWRCAWHLIQNDLVHGWGLDFALRRCVEPAHEKIGVVDSQWIVHQVIPSLGSQGDPEDGKAPWEGVRDMVRTRCKNEWAEFQARLLGADQAYLSQRGRG
- the LOC18773463 gene encoding uncharacterized protein LOC18773463 isoform X3; protein product: MVTVHRSARLIFTTTLGAVFGFFIGVSLPAVSLTKIRFPSSIITSLDVAFTELRRPNPPPNRSLEDEGSEGVPKIYVPTNPRGAETLPPGIIVPQSDLYLRRLWGEPSADLKTTPKYLVSFTVGINQKKNIDAAVKKFSENFAILLFHYDGRTSEWDEFEWSKRAIHVSVKRQAKWWYAKRFLHPDIVAAYEYIFIWDEDLGVEHFDGEKYIQLVKKYGLEISQPGLEPNNGLTWEMTKRRGDREAHKDTEEKPGWCSDPHLPPCAAFVEIMAPVFSREAWRCAWHLIQNDLVHGWGLDFALRRCVEPAHEKIGVVDSQWIVHQVIPSLGSQGDPEDGKAPWEGVRDMVRTRCKNEWAEFQARLLGADQAYLSQRGRG
- the LOC18773463 gene encoding uncharacterized protein LOC18773463 isoform X2, with translation MVTVHRSGVGKKSNDSARLIFTTTLGAVFGFFIGVSLPAVSLTKIRFPSSIITSLDVAFTELRRPNPPPNRSLEDEGSEGVPKIYVPTNPRGAETLPPGIIVPQSDLYLRRLWGEPSADLKTTPKYLVSFTVGINQKKNIDAAVKKFSENFAILLFHYDGRTSEWDEFEWSKRAIHVSVKRQAKWWYAKRFLHPDIVAAYEYIFIWDEDLGVEHFDGEKYIQLVKKYGLEISQPGLEPNNGLTWEMTKRRGDREAHKDTEEKPGWCSDPHLPPCAAFVEIMAPVFSREAWRCAWHLIQNDLVHGWGLDFALRRCVEPAHEKIGVVDSQWIVHQVIPSLGSQGDPEDGKAPWEGVRTRCKNEWAEFQARLLGADQAYLSQRGRG